One window of the Bradyrhizobium sp. NP1 genome contains the following:
- a CDS encoding SDR family oxidoreductase, with protein sequence MNLFDLTGRVAVITGGNGGIGLGIAQALASSGCNVSIWGRNAEKNRSASATMAAGPGKVDTQVCDVTDPASVNAAMAATLGRFGRVDGCFANAGIGGGGRKPFIERTEQEWRTMFATNLDGVFHAFQAAARHMTERAQAGDPFGRLVATSSLASLYGTARNEHYAGTKAALNALCRALAVELARYGVTANAILPGWIRSDMTARVLADEKFVGAVLPRIPVRRFGEPSDFGGIAVYLMSSASSYHTADCLVIDGGYTAF encoded by the coding sequence ATGAACCTGTTCGACCTCACCGGCCGCGTCGCGGTCATCACCGGCGGTAATGGCGGTATTGGGCTTGGCATCGCGCAGGCTCTTGCGTCCAGTGGCTGCAACGTCTCGATCTGGGGCCGCAATGCCGAGAAGAACAGGAGCGCGTCGGCGACGATGGCTGCGGGTCCCGGCAAGGTCGATACCCAGGTCTGCGACGTCACCGACCCGGCCTCCGTGAACGCGGCGATGGCCGCGACGCTCGGCCGCTTCGGCCGCGTCGACGGCTGCTTCGCCAACGCCGGCATCGGCGGCGGCGGCCGAAAACCCTTCATCGAGCGCACCGAGCAGGAATGGCGCACGATGTTTGCGACCAATCTCGACGGCGTGTTCCACGCCTTCCAGGCCGCCGCGCGCCACATGACCGAGCGCGCGCAAGCCGGCGATCCGTTCGGCCGGCTGGTGGCGACCTCTAGTCTGGCCTCGCTCTACGGCACCGCGCGCAACGAGCACTATGCCGGAACCAAGGCGGCGCTGAACGCGCTCTGCCGCGCGCTCGCAGTGGAACTGGCGCGATACGGCGTCACCGCGAATGCCATCCTGCCGGGCTGGATCAGGAGCGACATGACGGCGCGCGTGCTGGCGGACGAGAAATTCGTCGGCGCGGTGCTGCCGCGGATTCCGGTGCGCCGCTTCGGCGAACCCTCCGATTTCGGCGGCATCGCGGTCTACCTCATGAGCAGTGCGTCGTCCTACCACACCGCCGACTGCCTCGTGATCGACGGCGGCTATACGGCGTTTTGA
- a CDS encoding enoyl-CoA hydratase/isomerase — MQFKHVTLDFDGSVAILKLDHQEVMNAVSLDMLGGLAEAMDAIDDRKSEVRCLVLTGAGRAFCTGANLQGRNANAKPGRSNAGAALETAFHPFLRRLRNLHCPIVTAVNGPAAGAGMSFALMGDMILCARSAYFLQAFRRIGLVPDCGSTWLLPRLIGRARSIELSLMGERLPAEKALEWGLVNRVHEDAALMEEAMKLAHDLANGPTVALSLIRKLYWESPENSFEDQLNLEFQSQRIAGATEDFREGVGAFLEKRPAKFKGK, encoded by the coding sequence ATGCAATTCAAGCACGTCACGCTCGATTTCGACGGATCGGTCGCGATCCTCAAGCTCGACCATCAGGAGGTGATGAATGCGGTGTCGCTCGACATGCTTGGCGGGCTCGCCGAGGCGATGGATGCGATCGATGATCGCAAGTCGGAGGTGCGCTGTCTCGTCCTGACGGGAGCGGGGCGCGCGTTCTGCACCGGCGCAAACTTGCAGGGCCGCAACGCCAACGCGAAGCCCGGCCGCAGCAATGCGGGAGCGGCGCTCGAGACCGCGTTCCATCCGTTCCTGCGCCGCCTGCGCAATCTGCATTGCCCCATCGTCACCGCCGTCAACGGGCCTGCCGCCGGCGCCGGGATGAGCTTTGCCTTGATGGGCGACATGATCCTGTGCGCGCGCTCGGCCTATTTCCTGCAAGCCTTCCGCCGCATTGGTCTGGTGCCCGACTGCGGCTCGACCTGGCTGTTGCCGCGCCTGATCGGCCGCGCCCGCTCGATCGAGTTGTCGCTGATGGGCGAGAGGCTGCCGGCCGAGAAGGCGCTGGAGTGGGGTCTCGTCAACCGCGTCCATGAGGATGCGGCGCTGATGGAGGAGGCGATGAAGCTCGCGCATGACCTCGCCAACGGGCCGACCGTCGCGCTGTCGCTGATCCGAAAGCTCTATTGGGAAAGCCCGGAAAATTCCTTCGAGGATCAGCTCAACCTCGAGTTCCAGTCGCAGCGCATCGCGGGCGCGACGGAAGATTTCCGCGAAGGCGTCG